One Synechococcus sp. CC9605 genomic window carries:
- the metH gene encoding methionine synthase: MVVTQADRQVTTSAFLDHLHGPQRPVLVFDGATGTSLQGLGLTAEDFGGPDLEGCNENLAVTKPDAVKAVHRQFLEVGCDVIETDTFGAASIVLAEYGLEDKAFELNKRAAELAREMADEFSTPEKPRFVAGSMGPTTKLPTLGHIDFDTMRDSFREQAEGLIAGNVDLFIVETCQDVLQIKAALQGIEEAFAATGERRALMVSVTMETTGTMLVGTDIAAVVSILEPFPIDILGLNCATGPEQMKEHIRYLSEHSPFTVSCIPNAGLPENIGGVAHYRLTPVELKMQLMHFVEDLGVQVIGGCCGTTPAHIGSLAELAQELKPAERPSRWDRASAKDVRPSPNYEPAASSIYGVTPYHQDNSFLIIGERLNASGSRKVRELLAEEDWDGLVSVARGQVKENAHVLDVNVDYVGRDGERDMHELVSRLVTNVNLPLMLDSTEWQKMEAGLKVAGGKCILNSTNYEDGDERFFKVLELARRYGAAVVVGTIDEDGMARTAEKKFAIAQRAYRDALEFGIPAHEIFYDPLALPISTGIEEDRLNGRATVDAIRMIRENLPGVHVVLGVSNVSFGLSPAARITLNSVFLHDCCEAGMDSAIVSPAKILPLIKISDDHQKVCRDLINDNRRFEDGICVYDPLTELTKLFEGVSTKEARASGPSLADLPIEERLKQHIIDGERIGLEPSLDEALQTYPPLQIINTFLLDGMKVVGELFGSGQMQLPFVLQSAETMKSAVAHLEPHMEKSEGESTSKGKFLIATVKGDVHDIGKNLVDIILTNNGYEVINLGIKQSCEAIIEAQREHQADCIAMSGLLVKSTAFMKDNLQAFNDAGIDVPVILGGAALTPRFVQKDCREVYDGKVIYGRDAFADLRFMDALMDAKRSENWTNTKGFLADAPQGVGLDEESTTSEKAEETSISATDAPAADLPPVSSDRSDAVPAEAAPLAPFLGSSVITEADIDIAEVFHYLDRNALFAGQWMLRKTKEQSRDDYEAMLAEKADPVLKEWMKRCMDESLLTPRAVYGYFPVGRDGNSLRVFDADGTRELGRFELPRQRSGNRFCIADFFNDLDAEGGPTDVLPIQAVTMGQKASVVAQELFKGDRYSDYLYFHGLAVQMAEAMAEWVHARIRSELGFADPDGMALRDVLAQRYRGSRYSFGYPACPNVADSRQQLDWLGAERIGLSMDASDQLEPEQSTTALVALHSQARYFSA; this comes from the coding sequence ATGGTGGTGACGCAGGCAGATCGGCAAGTCACCACCTCTGCATTTCTCGACCACCTGCATGGTCCGCAGCGTCCTGTGCTGGTTTTCGACGGCGCCACAGGCACCAGCCTTCAGGGGCTGGGGCTCACGGCAGAAGATTTCGGTGGTCCTGACCTGGAGGGCTGCAACGAGAACCTTGCGGTCACCAAACCGGATGCGGTCAAGGCTGTGCATCGCCAGTTCCTCGAGGTGGGCTGCGATGTCATCGAGACCGACACTTTCGGCGCTGCGTCGATTGTGCTGGCGGAATACGGCCTGGAAGACAAGGCCTTCGAGCTCAACAAGCGGGCTGCGGAGCTGGCCCGGGAAATGGCTGATGAATTCAGCACCCCTGAAAAGCCCCGCTTCGTGGCGGGCTCCATGGGCCCCACCACCAAGTTGCCCACCCTCGGCCACATCGATTTCGACACGATGCGGGATTCGTTCCGCGAGCAGGCTGAGGGACTGATCGCCGGCAACGTCGACCTGTTCATCGTCGAAACCTGTCAGGACGTGCTGCAGATCAAGGCAGCGCTCCAGGGCATCGAAGAGGCCTTTGCCGCCACTGGTGAACGGCGGGCCCTGATGGTGTCCGTCACGATGGAAACCACCGGCACCATGCTCGTCGGCACGGACATCGCTGCCGTGGTGTCGATCCTTGAACCGTTTCCGATCGACATCCTCGGCCTCAACTGCGCCACTGGTCCGGAGCAGATGAAGGAGCACATTCGCTATCTCTCCGAGCATTCCCCCTTCACCGTCAGCTGCATTCCCAATGCCGGTCTGCCGGAAAACATTGGCGGTGTGGCCCATTACCGCCTCACGCCGGTGGAGCTGAAGATGCAGCTGATGCACTTCGTTGAAGACCTCGGCGTGCAAGTGATCGGTGGCTGCTGCGGCACCACTCCAGCCCACATCGGCAGCCTTGCGGAACTGGCGCAGGAGCTCAAGCCGGCTGAACGCCCCTCCCGCTGGGACCGCGCCAGCGCAAAGGATGTGCGACCTAGCCCCAATTACGAGCCCGCTGCCTCATCGATCTACGGCGTCACGCCGTACCACCAAGATAATTCTTTCCTGATCATTGGAGAGCGGCTCAATGCCAGCGGCAGCCGCAAGGTGCGTGAACTGCTGGCGGAGGAAGACTGGGACGGGCTGGTGTCGGTGGCCCGCGGGCAGGTGAAGGAGAACGCCCACGTGCTCGACGTCAATGTCGACTACGTCGGTCGCGATGGCGAACGGGACATGCACGAGCTGGTGAGCCGTCTGGTCACCAACGTCAACCTGCCCCTGATGCTCGACTCCACCGAGTGGCAGAAGATGGAAGCGGGCCTCAAGGTGGCCGGGGGCAAGTGCATCCTCAACTCCACCAACTACGAAGACGGTGACGAGCGCTTCTTCAAGGTTCTGGAGCTGGCCCGCCGCTACGGCGCCGCTGTGGTGGTTGGCACGATCGACGAAGACGGTATGGCCAGAACGGCCGAGAAGAAGTTCGCCATCGCCCAGCGGGCCTATCGCGATGCTCTGGAGTTCGGCATCCCTGCCCACGAGATCTTCTACGACCCCCTAGCTCTTCCCATCTCCACTGGCATTGAGGAAGACCGCCTGAATGGTCGCGCCACCGTGGATGCCATCCGGATGATCCGGGAGAACCTTCCCGGTGTGCACGTGGTGCTCGGGGTCAGCAATGTGAGTTTCGGCCTGTCACCGGCAGCACGGATCACGCTGAACTCGGTCTTCCTCCACGACTGCTGTGAAGCCGGCATGGATTCGGCCATCGTCAGCCCCGCCAAGATTCTTCCGTTGATCAAGATCAGCGATGACCACCAGAAGGTGTGTCGTGATCTGATCAATGACAACCGCCGTTTCGAGGACGGCATCTGCGTCTACGACCCGCTCACCGAACTCACCAAGTTGTTCGAGGGAGTCAGCACCAAGGAAGCCCGTGCTTCAGGCCCCTCGCTGGCGGATCTGCCGATTGAGGAACGGCTTAAGCAGCACATCATTGATGGCGAGCGCATCGGACTTGAGCCCTCCTTGGACGAGGCGCTGCAGACCTATCCCCCTCTGCAGATCATCAACACCTTCCTGCTGGATGGCATGAAGGTGGTGGGTGAATTGTTCGGCAGCGGCCAGATGCAGCTCCCCTTCGTGCTGCAAAGCGCCGAGACGATGAAATCCGCCGTGGCACACCTCGAGCCGCACATGGAAAAAAGCGAGGGCGAGAGCACGAGCAAGGGCAAGTTCCTGATCGCCACGGTGAAGGGCGATGTCCATGACATCGGCAAGAACCTGGTGGACATCATCCTCACCAACAACGGCTACGAGGTGATCAACCTCGGCATCAAGCAGAGCTGTGAAGCCATCATTGAGGCCCAGCGTGAACATCAGGCCGATTGCATCGCCATGAGCGGTCTGCTGGTGAAATCCACGGCCTTCATGAAAGACAATCTCCAAGCTTTCAACGATGCGGGGATTGATGTTCCTGTGATCCTCGGCGGTGCGGCCTTGACGCCACGCTTCGTGCAGAAGGACTGCCGCGAGGTGTACGACGGCAAGGTGATCTACGGCCGTGATGCCTTCGCTGATCTGCGCTTCATGGATGCCTTGATGGATGCGAAGCGCAGCGAGAACTGGACCAACACCAAGGGCTTTCTGGCTGATGCTCCCCAAGGGGTTGGCCTGGATGAAGAGTCGACAACCTCCGAGAAGGCTGAGGAGACATCCATCTCCGCAACGGATGCTCCAGCCGCAGATCTGCCGCCGGTGAGCTCAGATCGATCCGACGCCGTTCCCGCTGAAGCCGCACCGCTGGCGCCCTTCCTCGGCTCTTCGGTGATCACTGAGGCCGACATCGATATCGCCGAGGTCTTCCACTACCTCGACCGCAATGCTCTCTTCGCAGGCCAGTGGATGCTCCGAAAAACCAAGGAGCAGAGCCGAGACGACTATGAGGCGATGCTGGCGGAGAAGGCAGACCCGGTGCTGAAGGAGTGGATGAAGCGCTGCATGGATGAGTCACTGTTGACTCCCCGTGCGGTGTACGGCTACTTCCCTGTGGGACGCGATGGCAACAGCCTTCGGGTGTTCGATGCCGACGGCACGCGGGAACTCGGGCGTTTTGAGCTTCCCCGTCAACGGTCTGGCAACCGCTTCTGCATTGCCGATTTCTTCAACGATCTGGACGCTGAGGGAGGTCCGACGGATGTGCTGCCGATTCAGGCCGTGACCATGGGCCAGAAGGCCTCTGTGGTGGCTCAGGAGCTGTTCAAGGGCGATCGCTACAGCGACTACCTGTACTTCCATGGCCTTGCGGTGCAGATGGCCGAAGCGATGGCCGAATGGGTGCATGCACGGATTCGTTCGGAGCTCGGCTTCGCTGATCCCGACGGCATGGCCCTGCGGGATGTGCTGGCGCAGCGATACCGCGGTAGCCGGTACTCCTTCGGCTACCCCGCCTGTCCCAATGTGGCTGATTCCAGGCAGCAGCTGGACTGGCTCGGCGCTGAGCGCATCGGCTTGAGCATGGACGCTAGTGACCAGCTCGAGCCTGAGCAGAGCACCACAGCATTGGTGGCTCTCCACTCCCAGGCTCGTTATTTCAGCGCCTGA
- a CDS encoding branched-chain amino acid transaminase has product MHQFLPYAWFQGQCVPFEEARISIATHALHYGTGAFGGMRAIPDLQSSNTMLLFRADRHARRLSQSARLLLTDLSEETILSALTAMLQANKPDQPIYLRPFVYTSDLGIAPRLHNIETDFLIYGLPLGDYLSPEGVSCRISSWTRQEDRSLPLRGKISGAYITSSLAKTEAVQSGFDEALLLNSRGKISEASGMNLFLVRDGQLITPGVDQDILEGITRASVIELAKAMDIPVIERPVDKTELFIADEVFLSGTAAKVTPIRQIESTVLNAKRPVMDALKAKLVAITEGRDPAYEHWVTRISIA; this is encoded by the coding sequence ATGCATCAGTTCCTGCCCTATGCCTGGTTCCAGGGCCAGTGCGTTCCCTTCGAGGAGGCCAGGATCTCCATTGCCACCCATGCCCTGCACTACGGCACCGGTGCCTTCGGAGGCATGCGCGCCATTCCCGATCTCCAGAGCAGCAACACCATGCTGCTGTTCCGAGCTGATCGGCACGCCCGGCGTCTCAGCCAGAGCGCCCGGTTGCTGCTCACGGATTTAAGTGAAGAGACGATTTTATCGGCCCTTACCGCAATGCTTCAGGCCAACAAGCCTGACCAGCCAATCTATCTGCGGCCCTTTGTGTACACCAGCGATCTGGGCATTGCCCCGCGCCTGCACAACATCGAGACCGACTTCCTGATCTACGGACTCCCCTTGGGGGATTACCTGTCTCCGGAGGGGGTGAGTTGCCGGATCAGCAGCTGGACACGCCAGGAGGATCGATCCCTGCCGCTGCGCGGCAAGATCTCCGGCGCATACATCACCAGTTCCCTGGCCAAGACGGAAGCCGTGCAGAGCGGTTTCGACGAAGCCTTGCTGTTAAACAGTCGCGGCAAGATCAGCGAAGCCAGCGGCATGAACCTGTTCCTGGTGCGTGATGGCCAGCTGATCACGCCTGGAGTGGATCAGGACATCCTCGAGGGCATCACCCGCGCCAGCGTGATTGAGCTGGCCAAAGCGATGGACATCCCTGTGATTGAACGTCCGGTGGACAAAACCGAGTTGTTCATCGCCGATGAAGTGTTTCTCTCCGGCACGGCCGCCAAGGTGACGCCGATCCGTCAGATCGAATCCACGGTGCTGAACGCCAAGCGTCCTGTGATGGATGCGCTGAAAGCCAAGCTCGTGGCGATCACCGAAGGACGGGACCCCGCCTATGAGCACTGGGTGACCCGCATTTCCATTGCCTGA